The genomic interval GAGAGCACCCACAGGACGGCGGCGTCGATGTGGTCATCGACGCTGGGGTACTGGCGATTGGCCGAGATGTGCAGCTTCAGCGCTCTCCAAACATGGTCCATGGCGTTGAGCTCGGGACGTTGTTTGGGCAACCAGAGCAGGTGGATGTCCAGTCGCGCTGCGAGCGCTTGCGACCGCTGAGCGGTGTGGCAACTGGCCTGGTCCAGGAGCAGCAGCACCGGGCGGCCCGGGTAAGCAAGGCGAAGTTGGCGCAGGAAGGCCATGAAGTCCTCTTGCTGCCCCCGCTGGCTGGTGGCTACGACGCGGTGGCCAGTCCGTGGATTGATGGCTCCCCACAAGGTGCGTTTGGCATTTTCGCCGGTGATGAGCACTTCGGCTTGTTTGCCTACCGGAGCCCACGCCGCGCGCAGGGGTGGAAACCAGCGCAGCACCGTGCTGTCCAGGATGAGGAGGACCGCCCGAGGTGATTGGGCTTTCAGACACTTCAGACGGCGGACAAGGCCCCCTTTTTCTGCCCCAGGTGGGGTGCACGCGTCACGTAGACGTACCGGGGCCGCTTCCAGCGCAAGCCCGCCTCATGCAACCGGCGACGCAAGGTGCGCGGCGACACGTCGATGCCCTGCTGATGAAGGTGTGTGCACAGCAGCGGCACCGTCCAGCCGTGGGTCGCCCAGCCAGCCTCTTGCGGGCTCTGTTGGACCAGACTGCGCAGTCGTGCATCGCTCAAGCTCGGGGCGCTGCGGGGACGCCCTGCGCGTGGGCAATCCAGCAGCGCCTGGGGCTCGCGCGACTGCAGGTATCGCTCCAGCCAGCGATAGACGATGGGCCGGCTCAGGGCGCACAGGCGCGCGACCTCTCCCACCGACTTCCCCTCGGCCACGAGCTTCACAGCCAACAATCGCTGGAAGTAGCGGGCGTCGCGAGCCTCGCGCAACGCCCGCTCCAGCCGACGTCTGTCGGATGCTGTCAGCCCAAGCTCGGCAGGACTCCTCACCGGTCGCATGAGCAGGAATCTGTCCATCCAGCCCGAATTTGTCTCCGAACT from Myxococcus stipitatus carries:
- a CDS encoding helix-turn-helix domain-containing protein; amino-acid sequence: MREARDARYFQRLLAVKLVAEGKSVGEVARLCALSRPIVYRWLERYLQSREPQALLDCPRAGRPRSAPSLSDARLRSLVQQSPQEAGWATHGWTVPLLCTHLHQQGIDVSPRTLRRRLHEAGLRWKRPRYVYVTRAPHLGQKKGALSAV
- a CDS encoding transposase; translation: MEAAPVRLRDACTPPGAEKGGLVRRLKCLKAQSPRAVLLILDSTVLRWFPPLRAAWAPVGKQAEVLITGENAKRTLWGAINPRTGHRVVATSQRGQQEDFMAFLRQLRLAYPGRPVLLLLDQASCHTAQRSQALAARLDIHLLWLPKQRPELNAMDHVWRALKLHISANRQYPSVDDHIDAAVLWVLSLTPIQALRKAGILAEGFWLWDLLENFWLPT